A section of the Alligator mississippiensis isolate rAllMis1 chromosome 8, rAllMis1, whole genome shotgun sequence genome encodes:
- the ATAD5 gene encoding ATPase family AAA domain-containing protein 5 isoform X1, producing the protein MVGRVAVAAPAALPDGDGDADADAQPCKKRREEDPPIKTITKYFSPLAKNVDKVLSPPKSNNILDYFKKTPLTNEKIALPVASGEDKTSPAEQLGAGSKDSKSTLKTSSKLKRKGKRVNLNNKLKEIQIPDNECVIEITSDDSRETIEPKEDCLVADIVASSSSTSLLQKCVEGPAEDKQQSKVSPNAVTCRKDAKKTGSELNGTKNKLKRSRKRKHKDGSDLSKSFSSENQLNEKSTKECQDKKQILHLKTIESQNTLSDLSFETNVEEASQLTDGTITVSFEDFLKSQEENIDHIQEAKMPTFDSTVTTDEMDKSDSTSDPENCKGSQQLPLRTVTVLAQVHPIPPKSASLLKEKKTSRKIASIFLKHKGSEIEKESSPDILEIEQTDQISQKRKSNVVIEEEELELAVLEAVGPEAAKPKCTVEERHQFMKAFKQPVSDVVKSGVKKIPGKVKENNEKSSKQKQGIEDDETVSNKSLESEIPKDYADKHSHGHTENGSIPKERTNKLKRKKKKVLETKGTNILIPNSISHNEDESIKDNVQIKKTSSDSIIILSSPKKKKLRRSVRQKTVETSKNITPEKCRLRDALSEDALGDGPLQASTPKASNRKKNIYKAEVITVPYDAKSPIRMRFTRIGASKKSNKTEAKEHEEFIPSSIKVNSTSKNISKAKQLIEKAKAIQHHRSKVNEDMQTPVRRSSRQQALAERRKLQGSEVSVIILTSTPGNKTAVTQHMEKKQKKLRNLNDVLGRKSGSVKIMKKNGKPSVPPSFLGKKAQNCGDEPIVIFDESSRDVSENSQDDEQFKAKREFLMSGLPESLKRYIAKKAAAMEAYSVASSSFQTVVHVQQKDNCSLLWRLTSPSCPLLAKLREPNTNVTDVTKLTVSLGEFSVISSKPSSNNSSLMLSGWRPVFPKNQRNYLLEEIKSSNLEFPARLYFNQFLKKQTEHVLSESSKQVSKCEATHSEMDQISSDNPKETKRKKKQTEDCKSKRRKQIDRGEVKLKSKTSKNVCLVQDTSDTEKVTHAGKNKTQDSDVITIEDVDLGSELNPVSGIEKEDVLWTEKYQPQESSELVGNAKTIKRLHGWLQEWKRRADLEEKRNQKVEKDEGNAQQDSLDSMDFKEDKSDSEEEIALCNTMLITGPPGVGKTAAVYACAQELGFKIFEVNASCQRSGRQILSQLKEATQSHQVDKQGVNAHKPCFFNSCSTKSPKKINSPKKIVSPRKPPLSPKGTGIKRSFPPKTLANYFKVSSKPKNNEETVKSQEKNKETIQKSPEETADIQIRSVNKEVGGEELNRKSATSLILFEEVDIIFDEDAGFLSAIKTFMATAKRPIILTTNDPTFSLMFDGYFEEINFKIPPLINAASYLQVLCLAENLRTDIKDLATLLTTNNCDIRQSVLYLQFWIRSGGGCLKEKGVALHGRGGGRETNGSDQLTLTEKTDSKSGAPQTDIHLQKLPKCDTGCIETLLGLKNIFLPSEDLFTFLKHKITTTEDWNKLIKLLLEFQMKKVDFIYSNLESILPLPVQILPKPTQTFNPLFEKATAVSSNERSLDQLEKASPVKKSKRTKNQRRLALLDDSDLFDNELNYSAEFISLSSDSPKSCLEKKPDELKLRMNKEEKVKIPARKKSSALVSNCLHSLTEFVDDMSFLDCCLSTNVREPKEYCRNEGFNWTHGKIKNGLCDEHSTEDSDWWSFQSCSELKAAVEALSFNKCFVNISQDVEASLNPKTLGSDQMEELTLHISEERNNIYFGQSADLSIHRKAEKRLEIIQTVFSSRTLLHLCNRQASIVEYLPTLRSICRSEKLKEQGKLKRRFLHYLEGIHLEIPKETMSSLAAEFP; encoded by the exons ATGGTGGGCAGGGTGGCCGTGGCCGCGCCCGCGGCTCTCCCAGACGGGGACGGGGACGCGGATGCGGACGCACAG CCATGCAAGAAACGAAGAGAGGAAGATCCTCCCATAAAAACCATTACGAAATATTTTTCGCCGTTAGCAAAAAATGTGGATAAAGTGTTGTCACCACCAAAATCTAACAACATATTGGATTATTTTAAAAAGACGCCTCTTACAAATGAGAAGATCGCTTTACCTGTTGCATCTGGAGAAGACAAAACAAGTCCAGCTGAGCAGCTCGGCGCTGGCAGCAAAGATTCTAAATCGACTTTGAAAACTTCTTCAAAGCTgaagagaaaagggaagagagtTAACTTAAATAATAAATTGAAAGAGATTCAAATACCTGACAATGAATGTGTGATAGAAATTACCAGTGATGACAGTAGAGAAACAATAGAGCCAAAAGAAGATTGCTTGGTGGCTGATATTGTTGCCAGCAGTAGTTCTACCTCACTTCTTCAAAAATGTGTAGAAGGGCCAGCAGAAGATAAGCAGCAAAGCAAAGTGTCTCCAAATGCTGTCACTTGTAGAAAAGATGCAAAGAAAACTGGCTCTGAACTAAATGGaacaaaaaataaactaaaaagatCAAGGAAGAGGAAGCACAAAGATGGTTCGGATTTGTCCAAAAGTTTCTCCTCTGAAAACCAGCTGAATGAAAAGTCTACGAAGGAATgtcaagataaaaaacaaatcttgCATCTTAAAACAATAGAAAGTCAGAATACACTAAGTGATTTAAGTTTTGAAACTAATGTGGAGGAGGCATCCCAGTTAACCGATGGCACAATCACAGTATCGTTTGAGGACTTTTTGAAAAGTCAAGAAGAAAACATAGATCATATTCAGGAAGCCAAAATGCCAACATTTGACAGTACTGTTACAACAGATGAAATGGACAAGAGTGATAGTACCAGCGACCCTGAAAACTGCAAAGGATCCCAGCAGCTACCACTTAGAACTGTGACAGTCCTTGCACAAGTTCATCCCATTCCCCCCAAATCTGCCTCTCtcctaaaagagaaaaaaacttcTAGAAAAATAGCTTCTATCTTTTTGAAGCATAAAGGGTCTGAAATTGAAAAAGAAAGTAGTCCAGATATCTTAGAGATTGAACAGACTGATCAGATTTCTCAGAAGAGAAAATCTAATGTAGTTATAGAGGAGGAAGAATTGGAGTTGGCTGTCCTAGAAGCTGTAGGTCCTGAAGCTGCAAAGCCAAAATGTACTGTAGAAGAAAGACACCAGTTCATGAAAGCTTTTAAACAACCAGTTTCTGATGTAGTGAAAAGCGGAGTGAAAAAAATACCTGGGAAAGTAAAGGAAAATAATGAAAAGTCTTCAAAACAAAAACAGGGAATAGAAGATGATGAAACTGTCTCAAATAAAAGTCTGGAAAGTGAAATACCAAAGGATTATGCTGATAAACATTCACATGGTCATACTGAAAATGGCAGCATTCCAAAGGAGAGAACCaataaacttaaaagaaaaaagaagaaggtATTGGAGACCAAGGGAACAAATATTCTTATTCCAAATAGTATTAGTCATAATGAAGATGAAAGTATAAAGGATAATGTTCAGATTAAGAAAACAAGCTCAGATAGTATAATAATACTTTCGAgtccaaaaaagaagaaattaaggAGAAGTGTAAGACAAAAGACGGTGGAAACATCCAAAAATATTACACCTGAAAAATGTAGGCTTAGAGATGCTCTTTCTGAAGATGCACTAGGTGATGGTCCTCTCCAGGCTTCTACTCCAAAAGCAAGCAAtaggaagaaaaatatatataaggcTGAGGTGATTACTGTACCCTATGATGCAAAGAGCCCAATAAG AATGAGATTTACTCGAATTGGTGCAtctaaaaaatcaaacaaaactgAAGCAAAGGAACACGAGGAATTTATTCCAAGTAGTATTAAG GTAAATTCCACTTCTAAAAATATATCTAAAGCAAAACAACTGATTGAAAAAGCAAAGGCCATACAACATCATAGATCAAAGGTTAATGAAGACATGCAAACGCCTGTAAGGCGCTCGTCTCGACAGCAAGCTCTTGCTGAAAGGAGGAAATTGCAAGGAAGTGAA GTTTCTGTAATAATCTTAACCTCAACCCCGGGTAATAAGACGGCTGTAACACAACACATGGAGAAAAAGCAGAAGAAACTTCGGAACTTAAATGATGTATTAGGAAGAAAATCTGGAAGTGTGAAAATTATGAAGAAAAATG GAAAACCGAGTGTCCCTCCTTCATTCCTGGGCAAAAAAGCTCAAAACTGTGGTGATGAACCAATTGTAATCTTTGATGAAAGCAG TCGAGATGTATCTGAAAATTCTCAAGATGATGAGCAATTCAAGGCAAAACGGGAATTTTTGATGAGTGGTTTGCCAGAGTCCCTAAAAAGATACATCgcaaagaaagcagcagcaatggaAGCATATTCTGTGGCCAGTTCTTCTTTTCAGACAGTCGTCCATGTACAGCAGAAGGATAACT GTAGTTTGCTGTGGAGGTTGACGTCACCATCGTGTCCTCTGTTAGCTAAGCTAAGGGAACCAAATACCAACGTAACTGATGTCACAAAACTCACTGTTTCACTTGGTGAATTCTCAGTTATAAGTTCAAAACCTAGTAGCAACAATTCATCACTCATG TTGTCAGGATGGAGACCAGTTTTTCCTAAAAATCAAAGGAATTATTTATTAGAAGAGATCAAATCTTCTAACCTGGAGTTTCCTGCAAGATTGTATTTTAACCAGTTTTTGAAAAAGCAAACTGAACATGTACTTTCTGAAAGCAGTAAACAAG TAAGTAAATGTGAAGCCACACATTCTGAAATGGATCAGATTAGTTCTGACAATCCAAAAGAAACtaagaggaaaaagaaacaaaccgaGGACTGTAAatcaaaaagaagaaaacaaattgaCAGAGGAGAGGTGAAACTAAAATCCAAAACTTCAAAAAATGTCTGTTTGGTGCAAGACACTTCAGACACAGAAAAAGTAACACATgcagggaaaaataaaacccaggaCTCGGATGTTATAACAATAGAAGACGTTGACCTGGGGTCAGAATTAAACCCTGTTTCAG gtATTGAAAAGGAAGATGTGCTGTGGACAGAAAAGTACCAACCTCAGGAATCCAGTGAACTTGTAGGGAATGCAAAGACCATTAAAAGATTACATGG TTGGCTGCAGGAGTGGAAAAGAAGAGCTGATttagaagaaaagagaaatcagAAAGTGGAAAAAGATGAGGGAAACGCCCAACAAG ATTCTTTGGATAGCATGGATTTTAAGGAAGACAAATCTGACAGTGAAGAAGAGATTGCTCTCTGTAATACTATGCTGATAACTGGCCCACCGGGTGTGGGAAAGACTGCTGCAGTGTATGCTTGTGCTCAGGAACTTGGGTTTAAG ATATTTGAAGTTAATGCCTCTTGCCAGCGCAGTGGTAGACAGATCTTATCTCAGCTAAAGGAAGCCACTCAGTCTCATCAGGTGGACAAGCAAGGTGTAAATGCACATAAACCTTGCTTCTTTAACAGTTGTAGCACCAAGTCCCCGA aaaaaataaattctccCAAGAAAATTGTTTCACCAAGGAAACCTCCACTTTCACCCAAAGGAACAGGAATAAAACGAAGTTTTCCTCCTAAAACACTagcaaattattttaaagtatCTTCTAAGCCTAAGAATAATGAAGAAACAGTAAAAtctcaagaaaaaaacaaag AAACTATACAAAAATCACCTGAAGAAACCGCGGATATTCAGATTAGATCAGTGAACAAGGAAGTGGGAGGAGAGGAACTCAACAGAAAAAGTGCAACGTCTCTCATTCTTTTTGAAGAG GTTGATATAATCTTTGATGAAGATGCTGGGTTTTTAAGTGCAATCAAGACTTTTATGGCTACTGCAAAGAGGCCTATAATTCTTACTACAAATG ATCCAACTTTTAGTTTAATGTTTGATGGATACTTTGAAGAAATCAACTTTAAAATACCCCCTCTG ATAAATGCTGCTAGCTATTTGCAGGTGCTGTGTCTGGCTGAGAATCTACGAACAGATATAAAAGACTTAGCTACTCTGTTAACTACAAATAACTGTGATATCAGACAGAGTGTTCTCTACCTACAATTTTGGATTAGAAGTGGAGGTGGATGCTTGAAAGAAAAAGGTGTAGCACTTCACG GAAGAGGAGGAGGCCGTGAGACAAATGGATCAGATCAGTTAACTCTTACTGAAAAGACGGATTCAAAGAGTGGTGCTCCTCAAACTGATATACATCTTCAGAAGCTTCCAAAATGTGATACAGGCTGCATAGAAACTTTGCTTggccttaaaaatatttttttgcccTCGGAAGATTTGTTTACATTTCTCAAG CATAAAATCACGACAACAGAAGACTGGAATAAATTGATAAAACTGCTCTTAGAATTCCAGATGAAGAAAGTGGATTTCATATATAGCAATCTTGAGTCTATTCTTCCTTTACCAGTTCAGATTCTTCCAAAGCCAACACAAACATTTAACCCTTTATTTGAGAAGGCTACAGCAGTTTCTTCAAATGAGAGATCCCTTGATCAGCTGGAAAAAGCTAGCCCTGTGAAAAAGTCTAAAAGGACAAAGAACCAGAGAAGGCTAGCTTTATTGGATGATAGTGACTTATTTGATAATGAATTGAACTACTCTGCTGAATTTATAAGCTTGTCATCAGACAGTCCTAAATCATGCTTAGAAAAAAAACCAGATGAATTAAAACTTAGGatgaataaagaagaaaaagttaAAATCCCAGCAAGGAAAAAAAGCTCTGCTCTTGTTTCTAATTGCCTGCATTCACTGACTGAATTTGTGGATGACATGTCTTTCTTAGATTGCTGTCTAAGCACTAATGTAAGGGAGCCCAAGGAATATTGTAGAAATGAAGGGTTTAATTGGACacatggaaaaattaaaaatggtcTCTGTGATGAGCACAGTACAGAAGATAGTGATTGGTGGAGTTTTCAAAGCTGTAGTGAACTCAAGGCAGCTGTTGAAGCACTCAGTTTTAATAAGTGCTTTGTTAATATTTCACAAGATGTGGAAGCCTCCTTGAATCCTAAAACACTAGGAAGTGATCAAATGGAGGAACTTACTTTGCATATTTCAGAAGAAAGAAATAATATATACTTTGGTCAATCAGCTGATTTGAG TATTCAcagaaaagcagagaagagacTGGAAATTATCCAAACTGTGTTTTCAAGTAGAACTCTGTTACACCTGTGTAACAGGCAAGCTAGCATAGTGGAATACCTACCCACACTCCGTAGCATCTGTAGATCAGAGAAACTTAAAGAACAGGGGAAACTCAAAAGAAG GTTTCTGCATTATCTGGAAGGAATTCATCTTGAAATACCAAAAGAAACAATGAGCAGTTTGGCAGCTGAATTCCCTTAG
- the ATAD5 gene encoding ATPase family AAA domain-containing protein 5 isoform X2, translated as MVGRVAVAAPAALPDGDGDADADAQPCKKRREEDPPIKTITKYFSPLAKNVDKVLSPPKSNNILDYFKKTPLTNEKIALPVASGEDKTSPAEQLGAGSKDSKSTLKTSSKLKRKGKRVNLNNKLKEIQIPDNECVIEITSDDSRETIEPKEDCLVADIVASSSSTSLLQKCVEGPAEDKQQSKVSPNAVTCRKDAKKTGSELNGTKNKLKRSRKRKHKDGSDLSKSFSSENQLNEKSTKECQDKKQILHLKTIESQNTLSDLSFETNVEEASQLTDGTITVSFEDFLKSQEENIDHIQEAKMPTFDSTVTTDEMDKSDSTSDPENCKGSQQLPLRTVTVLAQVHPIPPKSASLLKEKKTSRKIASIFLKHKGSEIEKESSPDILEIEQTDQISQKRKSNVVIEEEELELAVLEAVGPEAAKPKCTVEERHQFMKAFKQPVSDVVKSGVKKIPGKVKENNEKSSKQKQGIEDDETVSNKSLESEIPKDYADKHSHGHTENGSIPKERTNKLKRKKKKVLETKGTNILIPNSISHNEDESIKDNVQIKKTSSDSIIILSSPKKKKLRRSVRQKTVETSKNITPEKCRLRDALSEDALGDGPLQASTPKASNRKKNIYKAEVITVPYDAKSPIRMRFTRIGASKKSNKTEAKEHEEFIPSSIKVNSTSKNISKAKQLIEKAKAIQHHRSKVNEDMQTPVRRSSRQQALAERRKLQGSEVSVIILTSTPGNKTAVTQHMEKKQKKLRNLNDVLGRKSGSVKIMKKNGKPSVPPSFLGKKAQNCGDEPIVIFDESSRDVSENSQDDEQFKAKREFLMSGLPESLKRYIAKKAAAMEAYSVASSSFQTVVHVQQKDNCSLLWRLTSPSCPLLAKLREPNTNVTDVTKLTVSLGEFSVISSKPSSNNSSLMLSGWRPVFPKNQRNYLLEEIKSSNLEFPARLYFNQFLKKQTEHVLSESSKQGIEKEDVLWTEKYQPQESSELVGNAKTIKRLHGWLQEWKRRADLEEKRNQKVEKDEGNAQQDSLDSMDFKEDKSDSEEEIALCNTMLITGPPGVGKTAAVYACAQELGFKIFEVNASCQRSGRQILSQLKEATQSHQVDKQGVNAHKPCFFNSCSTKSPKKINSPKKIVSPRKPPLSPKGTGIKRSFPPKTLANYFKVSSKPKNNEETVKSQEKNKETIQKSPEETADIQIRSVNKEVGGEELNRKSATSLILFEEVDIIFDEDAGFLSAIKTFMATAKRPIILTTNDPTFSLMFDGYFEEINFKIPPLINAASYLQVLCLAENLRTDIKDLATLLTTNNCDIRQSVLYLQFWIRSGGGCLKEKGVALHGRGGGRETNGSDQLTLTEKTDSKSGAPQTDIHLQKLPKCDTGCIETLLGLKNIFLPSEDLFTFLKHKITTTEDWNKLIKLLLEFQMKKVDFIYSNLESILPLPVQILPKPTQTFNPLFEKATAVSSNERSLDQLEKASPVKKSKRTKNQRRLALLDDSDLFDNELNYSAEFISLSSDSPKSCLEKKPDELKLRMNKEEKVKIPARKKSSALVSNCLHSLTEFVDDMSFLDCCLSTNVREPKEYCRNEGFNWTHGKIKNGLCDEHSTEDSDWWSFQSCSELKAAVEALSFNKCFVNISQDVEASLNPKTLGSDQMEELTLHISEERNNIYFGQSADLSIHRKAEKRLEIIQTVFSSRTLLHLCNRQASIVEYLPTLRSICRSEKLKEQGKLKRRFLHYLEGIHLEIPKETMSSLAAEFP; from the exons ATGGTGGGCAGGGTGGCCGTGGCCGCGCCCGCGGCTCTCCCAGACGGGGACGGGGACGCGGATGCGGACGCACAG CCATGCAAGAAACGAAGAGAGGAAGATCCTCCCATAAAAACCATTACGAAATATTTTTCGCCGTTAGCAAAAAATGTGGATAAAGTGTTGTCACCACCAAAATCTAACAACATATTGGATTATTTTAAAAAGACGCCTCTTACAAATGAGAAGATCGCTTTACCTGTTGCATCTGGAGAAGACAAAACAAGTCCAGCTGAGCAGCTCGGCGCTGGCAGCAAAGATTCTAAATCGACTTTGAAAACTTCTTCAAAGCTgaagagaaaagggaagagagtTAACTTAAATAATAAATTGAAAGAGATTCAAATACCTGACAATGAATGTGTGATAGAAATTACCAGTGATGACAGTAGAGAAACAATAGAGCCAAAAGAAGATTGCTTGGTGGCTGATATTGTTGCCAGCAGTAGTTCTACCTCACTTCTTCAAAAATGTGTAGAAGGGCCAGCAGAAGATAAGCAGCAAAGCAAAGTGTCTCCAAATGCTGTCACTTGTAGAAAAGATGCAAAGAAAACTGGCTCTGAACTAAATGGaacaaaaaataaactaaaaagatCAAGGAAGAGGAAGCACAAAGATGGTTCGGATTTGTCCAAAAGTTTCTCCTCTGAAAACCAGCTGAATGAAAAGTCTACGAAGGAATgtcaagataaaaaacaaatcttgCATCTTAAAACAATAGAAAGTCAGAATACACTAAGTGATTTAAGTTTTGAAACTAATGTGGAGGAGGCATCCCAGTTAACCGATGGCACAATCACAGTATCGTTTGAGGACTTTTTGAAAAGTCAAGAAGAAAACATAGATCATATTCAGGAAGCCAAAATGCCAACATTTGACAGTACTGTTACAACAGATGAAATGGACAAGAGTGATAGTACCAGCGACCCTGAAAACTGCAAAGGATCCCAGCAGCTACCACTTAGAACTGTGACAGTCCTTGCACAAGTTCATCCCATTCCCCCCAAATCTGCCTCTCtcctaaaagagaaaaaaacttcTAGAAAAATAGCTTCTATCTTTTTGAAGCATAAAGGGTCTGAAATTGAAAAAGAAAGTAGTCCAGATATCTTAGAGATTGAACAGACTGATCAGATTTCTCAGAAGAGAAAATCTAATGTAGTTATAGAGGAGGAAGAATTGGAGTTGGCTGTCCTAGAAGCTGTAGGTCCTGAAGCTGCAAAGCCAAAATGTACTGTAGAAGAAAGACACCAGTTCATGAAAGCTTTTAAACAACCAGTTTCTGATGTAGTGAAAAGCGGAGTGAAAAAAATACCTGGGAAAGTAAAGGAAAATAATGAAAAGTCTTCAAAACAAAAACAGGGAATAGAAGATGATGAAACTGTCTCAAATAAAAGTCTGGAAAGTGAAATACCAAAGGATTATGCTGATAAACATTCACATGGTCATACTGAAAATGGCAGCATTCCAAAGGAGAGAACCaataaacttaaaagaaaaaagaagaaggtATTGGAGACCAAGGGAACAAATATTCTTATTCCAAATAGTATTAGTCATAATGAAGATGAAAGTATAAAGGATAATGTTCAGATTAAGAAAACAAGCTCAGATAGTATAATAATACTTTCGAgtccaaaaaagaagaaattaaggAGAAGTGTAAGACAAAAGACGGTGGAAACATCCAAAAATATTACACCTGAAAAATGTAGGCTTAGAGATGCTCTTTCTGAAGATGCACTAGGTGATGGTCCTCTCCAGGCTTCTACTCCAAAAGCAAGCAAtaggaagaaaaatatatataaggcTGAGGTGATTACTGTACCCTATGATGCAAAGAGCCCAATAAG AATGAGATTTACTCGAATTGGTGCAtctaaaaaatcaaacaaaactgAAGCAAAGGAACACGAGGAATTTATTCCAAGTAGTATTAAG GTAAATTCCACTTCTAAAAATATATCTAAAGCAAAACAACTGATTGAAAAAGCAAAGGCCATACAACATCATAGATCAAAGGTTAATGAAGACATGCAAACGCCTGTAAGGCGCTCGTCTCGACAGCAAGCTCTTGCTGAAAGGAGGAAATTGCAAGGAAGTGAA GTTTCTGTAATAATCTTAACCTCAACCCCGGGTAATAAGACGGCTGTAACACAACACATGGAGAAAAAGCAGAAGAAACTTCGGAACTTAAATGATGTATTAGGAAGAAAATCTGGAAGTGTGAAAATTATGAAGAAAAATG GAAAACCGAGTGTCCCTCCTTCATTCCTGGGCAAAAAAGCTCAAAACTGTGGTGATGAACCAATTGTAATCTTTGATGAAAGCAG TCGAGATGTATCTGAAAATTCTCAAGATGATGAGCAATTCAAGGCAAAACGGGAATTTTTGATGAGTGGTTTGCCAGAGTCCCTAAAAAGATACATCgcaaagaaagcagcagcaatggaAGCATATTCTGTGGCCAGTTCTTCTTTTCAGACAGTCGTCCATGTACAGCAGAAGGATAACT GTAGTTTGCTGTGGAGGTTGACGTCACCATCGTGTCCTCTGTTAGCTAAGCTAAGGGAACCAAATACCAACGTAACTGATGTCACAAAACTCACTGTTTCACTTGGTGAATTCTCAGTTATAAGTTCAAAACCTAGTAGCAACAATTCATCACTCATG TTGTCAGGATGGAGACCAGTTTTTCCTAAAAATCAAAGGAATTATTTATTAGAAGAGATCAAATCTTCTAACCTGGAGTTTCCTGCAAGATTGTATTTTAACCAGTTTTTGAAAAAGCAAACTGAACATGTACTTTCTGAAAGCAGTAAACAAG gtATTGAAAAGGAAGATGTGCTGTGGACAGAAAAGTACCAACCTCAGGAATCCAGTGAACTTGTAGGGAATGCAAAGACCATTAAAAGATTACATGG TTGGCTGCAGGAGTGGAAAAGAAGAGCTGATttagaagaaaagagaaatcagAAAGTGGAAAAAGATGAGGGAAACGCCCAACAAG ATTCTTTGGATAGCATGGATTTTAAGGAAGACAAATCTGACAGTGAAGAAGAGATTGCTCTCTGTAATACTATGCTGATAACTGGCCCACCGGGTGTGGGAAAGACTGCTGCAGTGTATGCTTGTGCTCAGGAACTTGGGTTTAAG ATATTTGAAGTTAATGCCTCTTGCCAGCGCAGTGGTAGACAGATCTTATCTCAGCTAAAGGAAGCCACTCAGTCTCATCAGGTGGACAAGCAAGGTGTAAATGCACATAAACCTTGCTTCTTTAACAGTTGTAGCACCAAGTCCCCGA aaaaaataaattctccCAAGAAAATTGTTTCACCAAGGAAACCTCCACTTTCACCCAAAGGAACAGGAATAAAACGAAGTTTTCCTCCTAAAACACTagcaaattattttaaagtatCTTCTAAGCCTAAGAATAATGAAGAAACAGTAAAAtctcaagaaaaaaacaaag AAACTATACAAAAATCACCTGAAGAAACCGCGGATATTCAGATTAGATCAGTGAACAAGGAAGTGGGAGGAGAGGAACTCAACAGAAAAAGTGCAACGTCTCTCATTCTTTTTGAAGAG GTTGATATAATCTTTGATGAAGATGCTGGGTTTTTAAGTGCAATCAAGACTTTTATGGCTACTGCAAAGAGGCCTATAATTCTTACTACAAATG ATCCAACTTTTAGTTTAATGTTTGATGGATACTTTGAAGAAATCAACTTTAAAATACCCCCTCTG ATAAATGCTGCTAGCTATTTGCAGGTGCTGTGTCTGGCTGAGAATCTACGAACAGATATAAAAGACTTAGCTACTCTGTTAACTACAAATAACTGTGATATCAGACAGAGTGTTCTCTACCTACAATTTTGGATTAGAAGTGGAGGTGGATGCTTGAAAGAAAAAGGTGTAGCACTTCACG GAAGAGGAGGAGGCCGTGAGACAAATGGATCAGATCAGTTAACTCTTACTGAAAAGACGGATTCAAAGAGTGGTGCTCCTCAAACTGATATACATCTTCAGAAGCTTCCAAAATGTGATACAGGCTGCATAGAAACTTTGCTTggccttaaaaatatttttttgcccTCGGAAGATTTGTTTACATTTCTCAAG CATAAAATCACGACAACAGAAGACTGGAATAAATTGATAAAACTGCTCTTAGAATTCCAGATGAAGAAAGTGGATTTCATATATAGCAATCTTGAGTCTATTCTTCCTTTACCAGTTCAGATTCTTCCAAAGCCAACACAAACATTTAACCCTTTATTTGAGAAGGCTACAGCAGTTTCTTCAAATGAGAGATCCCTTGATCAGCTGGAAAAAGCTAGCCCTGTGAAAAAGTCTAAAAGGACAAAGAACCAGAGAAGGCTAGCTTTATTGGATGATAGTGACTTATTTGATAATGAATTGAACTACTCTGCTGAATTTATAAGCTTGTCATCAGACAGTCCTAAATCATGCTTAGAAAAAAAACCAGATGAATTAAAACTTAGGatgaataaagaagaaaaagttaAAATCCCAGCAAGGAAAAAAAGCTCTGCTCTTGTTTCTAATTGCCTGCATTCACTGACTGAATTTGTGGATGACATGTCTTTCTTAGATTGCTGTCTAAGCACTAATGTAAGGGAGCCCAAGGAATATTGTAGAAATGAAGGGTTTAATTGGACacatggaaaaattaaaaatggtcTCTGTGATGAGCACAGTACAGAAGATAGTGATTGGTGGAGTTTTCAAAGCTGTAGTGAACTCAAGGCAGCTGTTGAAGCACTCAGTTTTAATAAGTGCTTTGTTAATATTTCACAAGATGTGGAAGCCTCCTTGAATCCTAAAACACTAGGAAGTGATCAAATGGAGGAACTTACTTTGCATATTTCAGAAGAAAGAAATAATATATACTTTGGTCAATCAGCTGATTTGAG TATTCAcagaaaagcagagaagagacTGGAAATTATCCAAACTGTGTTTTCAAGTAGAACTCTGTTACACCTGTGTAACAGGCAAGCTAGCATAGTGGAATACCTACCCACACTCCGTAGCATCTGTAGATCAGAGAAACTTAAAGAACAGGGGAAACTCAAAAGAAG GTTTCTGCATTATCTGGAAGGAATTCATCTTGAAATACCAAAAGAAACAATGAGCAGTTTGGCAGCTGAATTCCCTTAG